A window of Cottoperca gobio chromosome 16, fCotGob3.1, whole genome shotgun sequence contains these coding sequences:
- the popdc3 gene encoding popeye domain-containing protein 3, with the protein MEPLDFEAMNFTVEPAAGHPLCEDWRHGSEGSVFHLANIFLFLGFMGGSGFYGLLYLFSFVTLGFFCSTVWAWSDSCTTDSFLWSFALFAVCLGQVVHVAYRLRNVSFDMEFQELYNCMFKKLGVSLPHFGKIVTCCEGDIHTLERDHCFAIEGKTAIDKLSVLLSGRIRVTVNGEFLHYIYPFQFLDSPEWDSLRPCEEGVFQVTLHADNPCRYVAWRRKKLYLLFAKHRYIAKIFALVVRNDIAEKLYSLNDKAFDRSGHRYDLRLPTYCHMPGTKLEKADVFMQVPVQGARTA; encoded by the exons ATGGAGCCTCTGGATTTCGAAGCCATGAACTTCACGGTGGAGCCGGCGGCAGGTCACCCGTTATGTGAGGACTGGAGACACGGCTCGGAGGGCTCCGTGTTCCACCTCGctaatattttccttttccttgGCTTCATGGGCGGCAGCGGCTTTTATGGACTCCTCTACCTGTTCAGCTTCGTGACTCTGGGCTTCTTCTGCTCCACTGTGTGGGCATGGTCGGACTCCTGCACCACGGACTCCTTCCTGTGGAGCTTCGCTCTCTTCGCGGTGTGTCTGGGACAAGTCGTGCATGTTGCCTACCGGCTGAGGAACGTCTCCTTCGACATGGAATTCCAGGAGCTTTACAactgtatgtttaaaaaacTAGGAGTGTCGCTTCCACATTTTGGGAAGATAGTGACCTGCTGTGAAGGAGACATCCACACCTTAGAGAGAGACCACTGCTTCGCCATAGAGGGAAAAACTGCTATTGACAAGCTGTCGGTGCTCCTGTCTGGCAG AATCCGTGTGACGGTTAATGGAGAGTTTCTGCACTACATCTACCCTTTCCAGTTCCTGGATTCACCGGAGTGGGACTCTCTCAGACCATGCGAGGAGGGTGTATTCCAG GTGACCCTGCATGCTGATAACCCCTGCAGATACGTGgcgtggaggaggaagaaactCTATCTGCTTTTTGCTAAGCATCGCTACATAGCTAAGATCTTTGCCCTGGTGGTGCGTAATGACATCGCAGAAAAGCTGTACTCCCTTAACGACAAGGCTTTTGACCGGTCCGGGCACCGCTATGATCTCCGCTTACCAACTTACTGTCACATGCCAGGGACAAAATTAGAAAAGGCAGATGTCTTCATGCAAGTGCCAGTGCAGGGGGCAAGGActgcctga